In Onychostoma macrolepis isolate SWU-2019 chromosome 04, ASM1243209v1, whole genome shotgun sequence, one DNA window encodes the following:
- the LOC131538405 gene encoding gastrula zinc finger protein XlCGF49.1-like, with protein MLHEMDETDEKHLDFITADKSLICSQTEKSKKTFSSHKRAQKTRARSHFTCSQCGKSFKQKENLKVHMRTHTGEKPFTCQQCGKSFTQKVSLTFHMKVHTGETPYSCQQCGNRFTEKRSLEIHTRIHTGEKPYSCKVCGRRFIRREDLKSHVRVHTGEKPFACQQCGKSFTQKGNLSTHMRIHTGEKPFVCVQCGSSFRSKANFNVHMIKHS; from the coding sequence ATGCTGCATGAAATGGATGAAACGGACGAGAAACATCTTGATTTCATAACTGCAGACAAATCTTTGATCTGCTCACAGACTGAAAAGTCCAAAAAAACGTTTTCTTCTCACAAAAGAGCCCAAAAGACAAGAGCTAGAAGTCATTtcacctgctctcagtgtggaaaaagcttcaaacaaaaagaaaaccttaaagtccacatgagaactcacaccggagagaaaccTTTCACCTGTCAACAGTGTGGGAAGAGCTTCACTCAAAAAGTAAGCCTTACATTTCATATGAAAGTTCACACAGGAGAGACCCCTTActcctgccaacagtgtggaaatcGCTTCACTGAGAAGAGAAGCCTTGAAATCCACACGAGgattcacaccggagagaaaccgtacTCCTGCAAAGTGTGTGGAAGACGCTTCATTCGAAGGGAAGACCTTAAAAGCCACGTGAGagttcacaccggagagaagccctTCGCCTgtcaacagtgtggaaagagcttcacgCAGAAAGGAAACCTCTCGACTCACATGAGAATACACACCGGAGAAAAGCCATTCGTTTGTGTTCAGTGTGGCAGCAGTTTCAGAAGTAAAGCAAACTTTAATGTGCACATGATAAAACACTCGTGA
- the LOC131538384 gene encoding gastrula zinc finger protein XlCGF8.2DB-like: MEFIKEEREDLKIEDAFRVKHEDTETQQTEMMFIKEEREDVKIEVKHEDTEEQTDLMTLKEESQELNEMEEKNFKTGKESFSYSQTDKTETMNLNAHMRINTGEKPFICSQCGKSFKRNKILTGHMRIHTREKPYNCKPCGQSFTQKQGFEDHLKIHAGEKLFICSQCGKTFRQKRDLNAHMINHIGEKSYSCKLCGKTFRRKENLKNHMRVHTGEKPFICSQCGKSFSQKRDLNDHMTNHTGEKPYSCKLCGKSFRRKENLKNHMRVHTGEKPFICSQCGKSFSQKRDLNAHMTYHTGEKPYSCKLCGKGFRRKENLNNHMRVHTGEKPFVCSLCGKSFSQKGNLNVHMTNHTLIIT; this comes from the exons AtggagtttattaaagaggagagagaagaCCTGAAGATTGAAGATGCTttcagagtcaaacatgaagatactgagaCACAACAAACAGAGATGATGTTTATTAAAGAAGAGAGAGAAGACGTGAAGATTGAagtcaaacatgaagatactgaggaacaaacag ACCTGATGACACTGAAAGAGGAGAGTCAAGAACTAAATGAAATGGAAGAGAAAAACTTTAAGACTGGTAAAGAATCATTTAGTTACTCACAGACTGATAAAACAGAAACTATGAACCTTAATGCCCACATGAGAATtaacactggagagaagccgttcatatgctctcagtgtggaaagagttttaaacGGAACAAAATCCTTACAGgccacatgagaattcatactagagagaaaccttacaactGCAAACCGTGTGGGCAgagtttcactcaaaaacaaGGCTTTGAAGACCACTTGAAAATCCATGCTGGAGAGAAGCTGTTCAtatgctctcagtgtggaaagactTTTAGACAGAAAAGAGATCTTAATGCCCACATGATAAATCACATTGGAGAAAAGTCTTACTCCTGCAAACTGTGTGGGAAGACCTTCAGACGAAAAGAAAATCTTAAGaatcacatgagagttcacactggagagaagccattcatctgctctcagtgtggaaagagtttcagtcaGAAAAGAGATCTTAATGACCACATGACAAATCACACCGGAGAAAAGCCTTACTCCTGCAAACTGTGTGGGAAGAGCTTCAGACGAAAAGAAAATCTTAAGaatcacatgagagttcacactggagagaagccgtttatctgctctcagtgtggaaagagtttcagtcaGAAAAGAGATCTTAATGCCCACATGACAtatcacactggagaaaagccttaCTCCTGCAAACTGTGTGGGAAGGGCTTCAGGCGAAAAGAAAATCTTAATaatcacatgagagttcacactggagagaagccgtttgTCTGCTctctgtgtggaaagagttttagtCAGAAAGGAAATCTTAATGTTCACATGACAAATCACACTTTAATCATCACATGA